In Trifolium pratense cultivar HEN17-A07 linkage group LG7, ARS_RC_1.1, whole genome shotgun sequence, a genomic segment contains:
- the LOC123895877 gene encoding protein NRT1/ PTR FAMILY 2.13-like yields MSRECSIPSLKKKLLAEETLLVESNPITNQRKPGWKAMPYILGNDTVERLANFGMQTNFIVYLMKVYNMDHVLAANIMNTWMAVSNVVPLIGAFVADSYLGKFLTIAIASFASLIGLVILMLTAWVPELHPTPCSIQQQQSGICNDHTDFQLRVLIFGLFWLSIGTGGIRPCSIPFAVDQFDLTTSEGRHGSSRFYNLYYTTQTLVMLINQTLLVYIEDSVSWTLGYGLFTMFMVVSIIIFFAGIRVYSYVQPEGSIFYNIAQVLVAARHKKHLHLPAFEDSEGAFYDPTFQNDSDGKLPLTKEFSCLNKAAIVVEENELTNDGSSKDPWRLCSIQQIEELKCMLKIIPIWVTSIIVFIPLGQLSIFSISQALKMDRNIGNFEIHAGSLSVITLIAIGIFLPFYDSVISPLLEKITKQEQGLTTLQRIGLGHGSAILSVVVAGLVEKRRRELTISMGDSNGVAPMSVMWLAPQFLLIAFCHIFGTVGYTEFFNKESPNSMRSISNSLLCLNISVGSNLSTFIVNIVHSYTGKQGGSDWLDSDINKGRLEYFYFIIAGLAVLNLCYFIFCARKYCYKVTSLKG; encoded by the exons atgagTAGAGAGTGCTCAATTCCATCGCTGAAGAAAAAATTGCTAGCTGAAGAAACCCTTCTTGTTGAGTCAAATCCAATAACTAACCAAAGAAAGCCTGGATGGAAGGCTATGCCTTATATTTTAG GAAATGATACAGTTGAGAGGTTGGCAAATTTTGGAATGCAAACAAACTTTATTGTGTATTTGATGAAAGTTTATAACATGGATCATGTTCTTGCTGCAAATATTATGAATACTTGGATGGCTGTCTCCAATGTTGTTCCTCTCATTGGTGCCTTTGTTGCTGATTCCTACTTGGGAAAATTTCTTACAATTGCCATTGCTTCCTTTGCTAGTCTTATA gGATTGGTGATACTAATGCTAACAGCATGGGTGCCAGAACTTCATCCAACACCATGCTCAATTCAACAGCAACAATCTGGTATTTGTAATGACCACACAGATTTCCAACTACGGGTCTTAATTTTTGGTCTATTCTGGTTATCAATTGGCACTGGTGGAATTAGACCTTGCAGCATTCCCTTTGCAGTTGATCAATTTGATTTGACAACTTCTGAAGGAAGACATGGAAGTAGCAGGTTTTATAATTTGTACTACACCACACAAACACTAGTTATGTTGATAAACCAAACACTTTTGGTTTATATTGAAGATTCTGTTAGTTGGACTCTTGGTTATGGATTGTTCACTATGTTTATGGTTGTTTCGATTATCATTTTCTTTGCTGGTATAAGAGTTTATTCTTATGTTCAGCCTGAAGGAAGTATATTCTATAACATTGCTCAAGTGTTGGTAGCAGCTAGACACAAGAAACACCTTCATCTTCCTGCTTTTGAGGATTCAGAAGGAGCTTTCTATGATCCTACATTCCAGAATGATTCGGACGGAAAATTGCCTCTTACAAAAGAATTTAG ttGTTTAAACAAAGCTGCTATTGTGGTTGAGGAGAATGAATTAACCAATGATGGATCAAGCAAAGATCCATGGAGACTTTGTAGCATCCaacaaattgaagaattgaagtGCATGCTAAAAATAATACCAATATGGGTAACAAGCATCATAGTCTTCATTCCACTAGGACAACTATCAATATTTTCAATATCACAAGCCTTAAAAATGGACAGAAACATAGGAAATTTTGAAATACATGCTGGCTCATTATCAGTAATAACATTAATAGCAATAGGTATATTTCTACCATTCTATGATAGTGTAATTTCACCTTTACTTGAGaaaatcacaaaacaagaaCAAGGACTAACAACCCTTCAAAGGATAGGACTTGGACATGGTTCTGCAATTCTATCAGTAGTAGTTGCAGGGTTGGTTGAAAAAAGAAGAAGGGAATTAACAATTTCAATGGGAGATTCTAACGGCGTTGCGCCTATGTCGGTAATGTGGCTAGCTCCTCAGTTTTTGCTTATAGcattttgtcatatttttggAACAGTTGGATACACTGAATTTTTCAACAAAGAATCACCTAATAGTATGAGAAGTATAAGCAATTCTTTGCTATGTCTCAATATTTCCGTTGGTAGTAACCTTAGCACATTCATTGTGAACATTGTGCATTCTTATACAGGGAAACAAGGTGGATCAGATTGGCTTGATAGTGATATTAATAAGGGAAGATTGGAGTATTTCTATTTCATCATTGCTGGATTGGCAGTGCTAAATttgtgttattttatattttgtgcTCGTAAATATTGTTACAAGGTCACTTCATTAAAAGGATAA